A single region of the Streptomyces sp. AM 4-1-1 genome encodes:
- a CDS encoding DEAD/DEAH box helicase: MNRTRTNDRYSRSGGSAGSAGGSRRSAGGYRSQAPSSRQGAPNRSGGPSRFGGGRRPAVQGEFALPVTITPALPAAAAFADLDMPAPLLAALTTEGMTVPFPIQAATLPNSLAGRDVLGRGRTGSGKTLAFGLALLARTAGQRAEPRKPLALVLVPTRELAQQVTDALTPYARSLKLRLATVVGGMSIGRQASALRGGTEVVVATPGRLKDLIERGDCQLDRVAITVLDEADQMADMGFMPQVTELLDKVRTGGQRMLFSATLDRNVDLLVRRYLHDPVVHSVDPAAGAVTTMEHHVLYVQGADKYATTTEIAARDGRVIMFLDTKHAVDKLTDHLLKSGVRAAALHGGKSQPQRTRTLTRFKTGHVTVLVATNVAARGIHVDNLDLVVNVDPPSDHKDYLHRGGRTARAGESGSVVTLVLPNQRREMTRLMADAGITPQIAQVRSGEAELSRITGAQAPSGVPVTITAPVTERAKGGASSSRGRRGRPTQARRSSGGASPQARTGAPQRRTSYGNAA; the protein is encoded by the coding sequence ATGAACCGCACACGTACGAACGACCGCTATTCCCGCTCGGGCGGCTCCGCCGGTTCGGCGGGTGGCTCCCGGCGCAGCGCGGGCGGCTACCGCTCGCAGGCCCCGTCGTCCCGCCAGGGCGCCCCGAACCGCTCCGGCGGCCCCAGCCGCTTCGGCGGCGGCCGACGCCCCGCGGTCCAGGGAGAGTTCGCGCTCCCCGTCACGATCACCCCGGCCCTGCCCGCCGCGGCGGCCTTCGCCGACCTGGACATGCCCGCGCCCCTCCTGGCGGCGCTCACCACCGAGGGCATGACCGTGCCGTTCCCGATCCAGGCGGCCACCCTGCCGAACTCGCTGGCCGGACGCGACGTCCTGGGCCGCGGCCGTACCGGTTCGGGCAAGACGCTCGCCTTCGGCCTGGCCCTGCTCGCCCGGACGGCCGGCCAGCGCGCCGAGCCCCGCAAGCCGCTCGCCCTGGTCCTCGTACCCACCAGGGAGCTGGCGCAGCAGGTCACCGACGCGCTCACCCCGTACGCCCGGTCGCTCAAGCTGCGACTGGCCACCGTCGTCGGCGGCATGTCGATCGGCCGCCAGGCCAGCGCGCTGCGCGGTGGCACCGAGGTCGTCGTCGCCACCCCCGGCCGGCTAAAGGACCTCATCGAGCGCGGCGACTGCCAGCTCGACCGGGTCGCCATCACCGTCCTCGACGAGGCCGACCAGATGGCCGACATGGGCTTCATGCCGCAGGTCACCGAGCTGCTGGACAAGGTGCGCACGGGCGGGCAGCGAATGCTGTTCTCGGCCACCCTCGACCGCAACGTCGATCTGCTGGTCCGCCGCTACCTCCACGACCCGGTCGTCCACTCGGTCGACCCGGCGGCGGGCGCGGTGACCACGATGGAACACCACGTGCTGTACGTCCAGGGCGCGGACAAGTACGCCACCACGACCGAGATCGCGGCCCGCGACGGCCGGGTGATCATGTTCCTGGACACCAAGCACGCCGTGGACAAGCTCACCGACCACCTGCTGAAGAGCGGGGTACGGGCCGCGGCGCTGCACGGCGGCAAGTCCCAGCCGCAGCGCACCCGCACCCTGACCCGGTTCAAGACCGGCCACGTCACCGTGCTGGTGGCCACCAACGTCGCGGCGCGCGGCATCCACGTCGACAACCTGGACCTCGTGGTCAACGTCGACCCGCCGAGCGACCACAAGGACTACCTGCACCGCGGCGGCCGTACCGCCCGTGCCGGGGAGTCCGGCAGCGTCGTCACCCTGGTGCTGCCCAACCAGCGCCGCGAGATGACCCGGCTGATGGCCGACGCGGGCATCACCCCGCAGATCGCCCAGGTCCGCTCCGGCGAGGCCGAGCTGAGCCGGATCACCGGCGCGCAGGCACCCTCGGGTGTCCCCGTCACGATCACCGCCCCGGTGACCGAGCGCGCCAAGGGCGGTGCCTCGTCGTCACGCGGCCGGCGCGGCCGTCCCACCCAGGCCCGCCGCTCGTCCGGCGGCGCGTCGCCCCAGGCGCGTACCGGCGCTCCGCAGCGCCGGACGTCGTACGGCAACGCCGCATAA
- a CDS encoding MerR family transcriptional regulator, whose product MPPETPPQATDRLDDDDYPAYTMGRAAEMIGATPGFLRAIGDARLITPLRSEGGHRRYSRYQLRIAARARELVDGGTPIDAACRIVILEDQLEEALRLNAELRRPTADSASGPGAGQAPGRNNAS is encoded by the coding sequence ATGCCCCCAGAAACCCCGCCGCAGGCCACGGACCGGCTCGACGACGACGACTACCCCGCCTACACCATGGGGCGCGCCGCGGAGATGATCGGTGCGACGCCCGGTTTCCTCCGGGCCATCGGTGACGCGCGCCTGATCACGCCCCTGCGGTCCGAGGGCGGCCACCGCCGCTACTCCCGCTACCAACTGCGCATCGCGGCCCGCGCCCGCGAACTCGTCGACGGCGGTACCCCGATCGACGCCGCCTGCCGCATCGTGATCCTGGAGGACCAGCTCGAAGAGGCGCTGCGCCTCAACGCCGAGCTGCGCCGGCCCACCGCCGACTCGGCCTCCGGGCCGGGCGCCGGCCAAGCACCGGGCCGGAACAACGCCTCCTGA
- a CDS encoding toxin codes for MSMRELRKECEAGLADLPIPAPFSIEGLVANMAAARGRTIVLHALPERLAGANTACGLRLKSGGTSFVLYRRRPTAYQTQHVILHELCHEWFDHGTTLDDEQLRRLLPVFDTSLINRVLSTDPPEAPVSPGSPVPSVPSDPAAPPGSAGPTAGEDPMDGLPPAVADAVRSGATIQARAQYDTHDERVAEFGASLIPRLARDVTSDDMVGRLANSLSRPVANRRRGPFRRPQP; via the coding sequence ATGTCCATGCGCGAGCTGCGGAAAGAGTGCGAGGCCGGACTGGCCGACCTGCCCATCCCCGCCCCGTTCAGCATCGAGGGACTGGTGGCGAACATGGCCGCCGCCCGGGGCCGGACGATCGTGCTGCACGCACTCCCCGAACGACTGGCGGGCGCCAACACCGCCTGCGGGCTGCGCCTCAAGTCCGGCGGCACCAGCTTCGTGCTGTACCGCCGCCGCCCGACCGCGTACCAGACCCAGCACGTCATCCTGCACGAGCTGTGCCACGAGTGGTTCGACCACGGCACCACCCTCGACGACGAGCAACTGCGGCGGCTGCTGCCGGTCTTCGACACCTCGCTGATCAACCGGGTGCTCAGCACGGACCCGCCCGAAGCCCCCGTATCGCCCGGCTCCCCCGTACCGTCCGTCCCCTCTGACCCTGCTGCCCCGCCCGGTTCGGCCGGCCCGACGGCCGGCGAGGACCCCATGGACGGTCTGCCGCCCGCCGTCGCCGACGCGGTCAGGTCCGGGGCGACGATCCAGGCGCGCGCGCAGTACGACACCCACGACGAACGGGTGGCCGAATTCGGTGCCTCGCTGATCCCGCGTTTGGCGAGAGACGTCACGAGCGATGACATGGTGGGGCGCCTGGCCAACTCGCTGTCCCGGCCCGTCGCCAACCGGCGGCGCGGCCCGTTCCGCCGCCCCCAGCCGTGA
- a CDS encoding cyclic nucleotide-binding domain-containing protein, with amino-acid sequence MTTNRSLLDALPPEGRERLLAEATHEVSLPRGARVFEEGRKADRFWVIHSGQVEVDIHVPGRRAVVVETLGRDDMLGWSWLFPPHLWHLGAQVVHPVWAAEFDAAAVRDLCEDDPVLGRAVYRYVAETVAGRLYGTRSRLLQLYGPQADDDLDV; translated from the coding sequence ATGACGACGAACAGGAGCCTGCTCGACGCGCTCCCCCCGGAGGGACGGGAACGGCTGCTGGCCGAGGCCACCCACGAGGTCTCGCTCCCCCGGGGCGCCCGGGTCTTCGAGGAGGGCCGCAAGGCCGACCGGTTCTGGGTCATCCACTCCGGACAGGTCGAGGTCGACATCCATGTCCCGGGTCGCCGGGCCGTGGTCGTCGAAACGCTCGGCCGCGACGACATGCTGGGCTGGTCGTGGCTCTTCCCCCCGCACCTGTGGCACCTGGGCGCGCAGGTGGTCCACCCGGTGTGGGCGGCGGAGTTCGACGCCGCCGCCGTCCGGGACCTGTGCGAGGACGACCCGGTGCTGGGCCGCGCGGTGTACAGGTACGTCGCCGAGACGGTGGCGGGACGTCTGTACGGGACCAGGAGCCGACTGCTCCAGCTGTACGGGCCGCAGGCGGACGACGATCTCGACGTGTGA
- a CDS encoding glycosyl hydrolase family 65 protein — protein MTQAWTWSYEGYDPEKERLREALCTLGNGYFATRGAATETPVGPSHYPGTYAAGCYNRLTSTVAGRQVENEDMVNLPNWLPLRYRMCPADADPGPWLSPDHPQLVEYRQSLDLRGATLTRRAVYADPAGRRLDVEQRRLVHMGDPHLAALHTSFTPEGWSGAVEVESGIDGDVRNTGVVRYADLANLHLTAWDTGAEPDDRADRDDRDDTVWLRCRTSESEIGVALAARTVAAPAPPEAPRTRLTDRGAYQVLTLPVGPGAGVVVEKTVALYTSRDPAIGSPVRAALGAVRRAPDFTGLLASHHRAWEHLWRQARLEVPGEPGRILRLHLFHVLQTLSPHTAELDVGVPARGLHGEAYRGHVFWDELFVLPFLNLHFPEVSRALIGYRHRRLPAACEAAREAGRSGAMYPWQSAGDGREETQELHLNPHSGRWLPDNSRLQHHVGSAVAYNVWQYCQASGDTEFLHTKGAETLLQIARFWASRAEWDGSLGRYRIRGVVGPDEYHDAYPDAETPGLDDNAYTNVMAAWVLARAGELHRALPDTCRGWVCDQIQLAPEEVERWDDIAHRLHVPYHRGVISQFAGYGELAELDWEGYRKRYGDIRRLDRILEAEGDTPNRYQASKQADVLMLGYLFSPAELAGVFRQLGHVLDDDVWRTTVDHYLARTSHGSTLSALVHAWVLARVRRDDAWAYCEEALIGDVADIQGGTTEEGIHLGAMAGTLDFVQRGLTGLETRDDALWLSPATLPQLSKFGVRIRYRHHWDVDLSLRAQSLRIAVPDGSEGARGGPGAAGGAPKGTRDAGSRGGRRDGARDAGSRGGRRDGARDAGSRDGRRGGARDAGADDVRDAVRVVLDGRSFTIAPGTARRLDLPDT, from the coding sequence ATGACACAGGCCTGGACGTGGTCGTACGAGGGGTACGACCCCGAGAAGGAGCGGCTTCGCGAGGCGTTGTGCACGCTCGGCAACGGCTACTTCGCCACGCGCGGCGCCGCCACCGAGACGCCCGTGGGCCCCTCGCACTACCCCGGCACCTACGCCGCGGGCTGCTACAACCGGCTGACCTCCACGGTCGCTGGCCGGCAGGTCGAGAACGAGGACATGGTCAACCTGCCGAACTGGCTGCCCCTGCGCTACCGCATGTGCCCGGCCGACGCCGATCCGGGCCCGTGGCTCTCGCCCGACCATCCCCAGCTGGTGGAGTACCGCCAGAGCCTGGACCTGCGCGGCGCCACACTCACCCGCCGGGCCGTCTACGCGGACCCGGCCGGGCGCCGGCTCGACGTGGAACAGCGGCGCCTGGTCCACATGGGCGACCCGCACCTGGCCGCCCTGCACACGTCGTTCACCCCCGAGGGGTGGTCGGGCGCGGTGGAGGTGGAGTCCGGGATCGACGGCGACGTACGCAACACCGGGGTCGTCCGATACGCCGACCTGGCGAACCTGCACCTCACCGCCTGGGACACCGGCGCCGAGCCTGACGACCGCGCCGACCGCGACGACCGCGACGACACGGTGTGGCTGCGCTGCCGCACCTCGGAGTCCGAGATCGGCGTCGCGCTCGCCGCACGGACCGTCGCCGCCCCCGCGCCCCCCGAAGCGCCACGGACCCGGCTCACCGACCGGGGCGCGTACCAGGTGCTGACGCTGCCGGTCGGACCCGGGGCCGGGGTGGTCGTCGAGAAGACGGTCGCCCTGTACACCTCCCGTGACCCGGCGATCGGCAGCCCGGTCCGGGCGGCCCTCGGAGCCGTACGCAGGGCCCCGGACTTCACCGGGCTGCTGGCCTCGCACCACCGGGCCTGGGAGCACCTGTGGCGGCAGGCCCGCCTCGAAGTCCCCGGCGAGCCCGGCCGGATTCTCCGGCTGCACCTCTTCCACGTCCTCCAGACCCTCTCCCCGCACACCGCCGAACTGGACGTCGGGGTCCCGGCCAGGGGGCTGCACGGCGAGGCGTACCGGGGGCACGTCTTCTGGGACGAGCTGTTCGTCCTGCCGTTCCTGAACCTGCACTTCCCCGAGGTGTCCCGGGCGCTGATCGGCTACCGCCACCGCAGGCTGCCCGCCGCCTGCGAGGCGGCGCGCGAGGCCGGTCGGAGCGGCGCGATGTACCCGTGGCAGAGCGCCGGAGACGGCCGCGAGGAGACCCAGGAGCTCCACCTCAACCCGCACTCGGGGCGCTGGCTCCCCGACAACTCCCGGTTGCAGCACCACGTCGGCTCGGCGGTCGCGTACAACGTCTGGCAGTACTGCCAGGCCAGCGGGGACACGGAGTTCCTGCACACCAAGGGCGCCGAGACGCTGCTCCAGATCGCCAGGTTCTGGGCGAGCCGCGCCGAGTGGGACGGATCGCTCGGCCGGTACCGCATCCGGGGGGTGGTCGGCCCCGACGAGTACCACGACGCCTACCCGGACGCGGAGACCCCGGGCCTCGACGACAACGCGTACACGAACGTCATGGCCGCCTGGGTGCTGGCGCGGGCCGGTGAACTGCACCGCGCGCTGCCGGACACCTGCCGGGGGTGGGTGTGCGACCAGATCCAGCTGGCCCCCGAGGAAGTGGAACGCTGGGACGACATCGCGCACCGGCTGCACGTGCCGTACCACCGGGGCGTGATCAGCCAGTTCGCCGGTTACGGGGAGCTGGCCGAGCTGGACTGGGAGGGATACCGGAAGCGGTACGGGGACATCCGGCGGCTGGACCGCATCCTGGAGGCGGAGGGCGACACCCCCAACCGCTACCAGGCGTCGAAGCAGGCCGATGTGCTGATGCTCGGCTACCTCTTCTCACCGGCCGAACTCGCGGGCGTCTTCCGGCAGCTCGGTCATGTGCTCGACGACGACGTGTGGCGCACGACCGTCGACCACTACCTGGCGCGTACGAGTCACGGCTCCACGCTCAGCGCCCTGGTGCACGCCTGGGTGCTGGCCCGGGTCCGGCGGGACGACGCGTGGGCGTACTGCGAGGAGGCCCTGATCGGGGACGTCGCCGACATCCAGGGCGGCACCACGGAGGAGGGCATCCACCTGGGCGCGATGGCGGGCACCCTCGACTTCGTACAACGCGGCCTGACCGGCCTGGAGACCCGGGACGACGCGCTGTGGCTGTCCCCGGCGACACTGCCGCAGCTGTCGAAGTTCGGGGTACGCATCCGGTACCGCCACCACTGGGACGTGGACCTGAGCCTGCGCGCCCAGAGCCTGCGGATCGCGGTGCCGGACGGGAGCGAGGGCGCGCGCGGCGGACCGGGGGCGGCGGGCGGGGCGCCGAAGGGGACGCGGGACGCCGGATCGCGGGGCGGTCGGCGGGACGGGGCGCGGGACGCCGGATCGCGGGGCGGTCGGCGGGACGGGGCGCGGGACGCCGGATCGCGGGACGGTCGGCGGGGCGGGGCGCGGGACGCGGGGGCCGATGACGTACGGGACGCGGTGCGGGTGGTCCTCGACGGGCGCTCGTTCACGATCGCGCCGGGCACGGCCCGCCGGCTCGACCTGCCCGACACCTGA
- a CDS encoding cold-shock protein — protein MATGTVKWFNAEKGFGFIEQEGGGADVFAHYSNIAAQGFRELQEGQKVNFDVTQGQKGPQAENIVPA, from the coding sequence ATGGCTACTGGCACCGTTAAGTGGTTCAACGCGGAAAAGGGTTTCGGATTCATCGAGCAGGAGGGTGGCGGCGCTGACGTCTTCGCCCACTACTCCAACATCGCCGCCCAGGGCTTCCGCGAGCTCCAGGAAGGCCAGAAGGTGAACTTCGACGTCACGCAGGGCCAGAAGGGCCCGCAGGCCGAGAACATCGTTCCCGCCTGA
- a CDS encoding SCO5918 family protein has translation MRCVIARFPFDLFKSEVLDAMKGIKPEPVTGDSVTIGRRVFPVKQVGEVITRQDRRDFTSGEVVRALTRLGFTCTTVAAPAPVVPPTPLETASAMLGTPADA, from the coding sequence ATGCGCTGTGTCATCGCCCGTTTCCCCTTCGACCTGTTCAAGAGCGAGGTGCTGGATGCGATGAAGGGCATCAAGCCCGAGCCCGTGACGGGTGACTCGGTGACCATCGGCCGCCGCGTCTTCCCGGTCAAGCAGGTCGGGGAAGTGATCACCCGGCAGGACCGCCGCGACTTCACCTCCGGTGAGGTCGTCAGGGCCCTGACCCGTCTCGGCTTCACCTGCACCACCGTCGCCGCACCGGCCCCGGTCGTCCCGCCCACCCCGCTGGAGACGGCGTCGGCGATGCTCGGAACCCCGGCGGACGCCTGA
- a CDS encoding alpha/beta hydrolase has protein sequence MAHLPAPPAPVLEPAARELAEATAPHPRIYEVPPERGRHILAGLQSGEDVDKPEVDEEWVTVDTGEYGRVRVRIVRPAGVGGDLPVILFVHGAGWVFGDENTHDRLVRELAVGANAALVFPVYDRAPEARYPTQIEQNHAVAAWIATQGTDQGLDPTRIAVCGDSVGGNMATVLALMAKERGTVRFRAQVLLYPVTDADFGTASYRRFEDGHYLTRDGMIWFWDQYTTDPAQRAEPYASPLRASLDQLRGLPPTLVITGEADVLRDEGEAYAARLREAGVEVTAVRVLGVVHDFLMLDSLRDCRGTAVARELATGALRRALA, from the coding sequence ATGGCCCACCTGCCCGCGCCGCCCGCCCCCGTCCTGGAGCCCGCCGCGAGGGAACTCGCCGAGGCCACCGCGCCCCACCCCCGGATCTACGAGGTCCCGCCCGAGCGGGGCCGCCACATCCTCGCGGGTCTCCAGTCCGGCGAGGACGTCGACAAGCCGGAGGTCGACGAGGAGTGGGTGACCGTGGACACCGGGGAGTACGGCCGGGTACGGGTACGGATCGTCCGGCCCGCGGGCGTCGGCGGCGACCTCCCCGTCATCCTGTTCGTCCACGGCGCCGGATGGGTCTTCGGCGACGAGAACACCCACGACCGGCTCGTCCGCGAACTGGCCGTCGGAGCGAACGCGGCACTGGTCTTCCCCGTGTACGACAGGGCGCCCGAGGCGCGCTACCCGACCCAGATCGAGCAGAACCACGCCGTCGCCGCCTGGATCGCCACCCAGGGCACGGACCAGGGCCTGGACCCCACCCGCATCGCGGTCTGCGGCGACTCCGTCGGCGGCAACATGGCGACCGTCCTCGCCCTGATGGCCAAGGAGCGGGGAACCGTCCGGTTCAGGGCCCAGGTGCTGCTGTACCCGGTCACCGACGCGGACTTCGGGACGGCCTCGTACCGCCGGTTCGAGGACGGCCACTACCTCACCCGGGACGGAATGATCTGGTTCTGGGACCAGTACACGACCGACCCCGCCCAGCGCGCCGAGCCCTACGCCTCACCGCTGCGCGCGAGCCTCGACCAGTTGCGCGGTCTGCCGCCGACCCTGGTGATCACCGGGGAGGCCGATGTGCTGCGCGACGAGGGCGAGGCGTACGCGGCGAGGCTGCGGGAAGCGGGCGTGGAGGTCACGGCGGTACGCGTCCTGGGCGTGGTCCACGACTTCCTGATGCTGGACAGCCTCCGCGACTGCCGGGGCACGGCCGTGGCGCGCGAACTGGCGACGGGGGCGCTGCGGCGGGCGCTGGCGTGA